CAACTTCTTTGAGGATTCTTTTGCCTGTTTCAATATCTCCCCTATTTCCGATTATGATAATTTTTAATTGTAGTTCTTTTATCAGTCTCTGAATAAGAGATATATATTTTTCAAGTGGCCAACACCGGTATCCCGCTTTCCACGATGCTCCCGGGTGGACAGTAATTACAGGGGATGGGATTTCCCGGGTAAGTTGTTTTATCAGAAGCTTTGCTTCATGAATATCCTTTTCAGGTATGCTGAGGTCTATTTCTTCCTTTGTTACCTGTAATCCGGCATTTCGTAAAATGTCCAGGTTTTGCTTTACTATCGGAATGTCTTCTCTGAGTTCAATCGTTATGGTATTTAATGAACCTGCTCTGCCTTTCTGAAAACCAATCCGGTGAGGTACCCCTGTGAGAAAATTCATCAGGACTTCTTCTCTCATGCCTTCTCCCCTGTCAGGGGCATAGACAAGGCCGAAATGCCTTTTTCTTAAAGAAAAAATAAGCGGGAACTTTCTGAAAAATCCCTTGTGCCTGCTTTTAAGGTCGTAATCAATTACCTCGGATATGATGTCATTTTTAGAAAAGAGTGACAAAATCTCTTTTGCCTCCGGAGATGCCAGAACAGAAATAGAGGCGGCAGGGAAATTGTTTTTCAGGCATTCTATGGCCGGGAATACCCGTATAAGGTCTCCTATGCCACCGCCTTCGGCAACGAGTATCTTTCTTATCTGTGAATGAGCTATGGGCTTATTGTTATTGCCGGGGCAAGGTGCAAATTTTTCAAAAATGGAGAAAAAAATGTTTTTTAGGCTCGCCTTTAGACTTAAAGCACTGCTCATGTGGTCTATGGTATTCCTTTATAAAAACCTCGTTTTTCGATAATTTTTTTACAACCCCCTTCACCCCCCTTTTTTAAGGGGGATTTAGGTATGGCTATGCAGCGTTAAAGCTGCCTTTTGTTAGGTTGTTTTTAAATGCGTTGATAATAATCTTTGCTGGTTCAATCGTCCTCGATTGAACCGGAATAGTTGGCATTTTTCGTTGCTGATAGCATTTCGGCGATTATAGCACGGTGCAAAATAGAT
The Candidatus Brocadia sp. genome window above contains:
- a CDS encoding glycosyltransferase family 9 protein is translated as MSSALSLKASLKNIFFSIFEKFAPCPGNNNKPIAHSQIRKILVAEGGGIGDLIRVFPAIECLKNNFPAASISVLASPEAKEILSLFSKNDIISEVIDYDLKSRHKGFFRKFPLIFSLRKRHFGLVYAPDRGEGMREEVLMNFLTGVPHRIGFQKGRAGSLNTITIELREDIPIVKQNLDILRNAGLQVTKEEIDLSIPEKDIHEAKLLIKQLTREIPSPVITVHPGASWKAGYRCWPLEKYISLIQRLIKELQLKIIIIGNRGDIETGKRILKEVESPDIISVMGRTTLAQMVAIIKVSSLFLGNDSGPLHIALALKIPSVAIFGSTSPEQVIGPQEGCIVIRKNLACSPCYVHQHDYTPDCKDFPCLSEISVDEVFNAVKKVLSTIFTKIPG